In Cheilinus undulatus linkage group 24, ASM1832078v1, whole genome shotgun sequence, a single window of DNA contains:
- the LOC121505979 gene encoding nuclear receptor subfamily 0 group B member 1-like encodes MWSHQHAARSSILFSLLNRDSESPRRLKQPCSCSPRTKLVSIRAPHSVFKAASEVLVKTFRFVKHVPCFRGLPAGDQLRLVRSSWAPLLLLGMAQDCVDLDTVETQQPSLLHKILTHSANRFQEPGVPAGDAEGIRMFVERCRGLRISVREYALLKGAVLFNPVVELECRDYVRALQREAERALYEHVRTVHRGNTTSRFKRLRAALGVLRSMDTEAVSGLIFRPSLGTSSVDAHVLTLFYEQ; translated from the exons ATGTGGTCTCATCAGCACGCGGCGCGGAGCAGCATCCTCTTCAGCCTGCTCAACAGAGACTCTGAGAGTCCACGCAGACTCAAACAGCCCTGCTCCTGCTCACCCAGGACCAAACTGGTCTCCATCAGAGCTCCTCACTCAGTCTTCAAAGCAGCCTCGGAGGTGCTCGTGAAAACATTCCGGTTCGTCAAACATGTTCCGTGTTTCCGCGGTTTACCGGCGGGAGATCAGCTCCGGCTGGTGCGCAGCAGCTGGGCGCCGCTGCTGCTCCTGGGGATGGCGCAGGACTGCGTGGACTTGGACACGGTGGAGACCCAGCAGCCGAGTCTGCTGCACAAGATCCTGACACACAGCGCGAACAGGTTTCAGGAGCCGGGGGTGCCGGCGGGAGACGCGGAGGGGATCCGGATGTTCGTGGAGAGGTGCAGAGGGCTGCGGATCAGCGTCCGGGAGTACGCGCTCCTGAAGGGCGCGGTGCTGTTTAACCCGG TGGTGGAGCTGGAGTGTCGAGACTACGTCAGGGCGCTCCAGAGAGAGGCGGAGCGCGCGCTGTACGAGCACGTGAGGACGGTGCACCGGGGGAACACGACGTCCCGCTTCAAGAGGCTGCGGGCGGCGCTGGGCGTGCTGAGGTCCATGGACACGGAGGCGGTGTCGGGGCTGATCTTCAGACCCTCACTGGGCACGAGCAGCGTGGACGCACACGTGCTGACTCTGTTTTATGAGCAGTAG